A region of Pseudomonas sp. Marseille-Q3773 DNA encodes the following proteins:
- the speA gene encoding arginine decarboxylase, whose translation MSVRRTRKDDGSQWTVADSRSVYGIRHWGAGYFAINEAGRVEVRPNGPQSAPIDLFEQVDELRQSGLSLPLLVRFPDILQDRVRQLTGAFDANIARLEYQSKYTALYPIKVNQQEAVVENIIATQNVSIGLEAGSKPELLAVLALAPKGGTIVCNGYKDREFIRLALMGQKLGHNVFIVIEKESEVALVIDEAAELKVKPQVGLRVRLSSLASSKWADTGGEKSKFGLSAAQLISVVQRFRDAGLDQGIRLLHFHMGSQIANLADYQHGFKEAIRYYGELRALGLPVDHIDVGGGLGVDYDGTHSRNASSINYDMDDYAGVVVGMLKEFCDAQGLPHPHIFSESGRSLTAHHAMLVIQVTDVEKHNDDVPTIENKASLPETVQWLADLLGPTDIEMVTETYWRATHYMGDVAAQYADGKISLAEKALAEQCYFAVCRRLHNSLKARQRSHRQVLDELNDKLADKYICNFSVFQSLPDTWAIGQVLPIIPLHRLDEEPMRRAVLQDLTCDSDGKINQYVDEQSIETSMPVHAVKEGEDYLLGVFLVGAYQEILGDMHNLFGDTDSVNIYQNADGSVYHAGIETHDTIEDMLRYVHLSPEELMTHYRDKVASARITARERTQYLDALRLGLTRSSYLSS comes from the coding sequence ATGTCCGTACGACGCACACGCAAAGACGATGGTAGCCAATGGACCGTGGCCGACAGCCGCAGTGTTTATGGCATCCGCCATTGGGGCGCTGGTTATTTCGCCATCAATGAAGCCGGGCGCGTCGAAGTGCGCCCCAACGGCCCACAAAGCGCACCGATCGACCTGTTCGAACAGGTCGACGAACTGCGCCAGAGTGGCCTGTCGCTGCCATTGCTGGTGCGCTTCCCCGACATTCTGCAGGACCGCGTGCGCCAACTGACCGGCGCCTTCGATGCCAACATCGCGCGCCTGGAATACCAGAGCAAGTACACCGCGCTGTATCCGATCAAGGTCAACCAGCAGGAGGCGGTGGTGGAAAACATCATCGCCACGCAAAACGTTTCCATCGGCCTGGAAGCCGGCTCCAAGCCCGAGCTGCTGGCGGTGCTGGCGCTGGCGCCGAAGGGCGGCACCATCGTCTGCAACGGCTACAAGGACCGCGAGTTCATTCGCCTGGCGCTGATGGGCCAGAAGCTTGGCCACAACGTGTTCATCGTCATCGAGAAAGAGTCGGAAGTGGCCCTGGTGATCGACGAGGCCGCCGAGCTCAAGGTCAAGCCACAGGTCGGCTTGCGTGTACGCCTGTCGTCGCTGGCCTCAAGCAAGTGGGCCGACACCGGTGGCGAGAAGTCCAAGTTCGGTTTGTCCGCCGCCCAGCTGATCTCGGTGGTGCAGCGCTTCCGCGATGCCGGCCTGGACCAGGGCATTCGCCTGCTGCACTTCCACATGGGTTCGCAGATCGCCAACCTGGCCGACTACCAGCACGGTTTCAAGGAAGCCATCCGTTACTACGGTGAGCTGCGTGCACTGGGCCTGCCGGTGGACCATATCGACGTCGGTGGTGGCCTGGGCGTGGACTACGACGGTACCCACTCGCGCAATGCCAGCTCGATCAACTACGACATGGACGACTATGCCGGCGTGGTGGTGGGCATGCTCAAGGAGTTCTGCGACGCGCAAGGCCTGCCGCACCCGCACATCTTCTCCGAGAGTGGCCGCTCGCTGACCGCGCACCACGCCATGCTGGTGATCCAGGTAACCGATGTCGAGAAACACAACGACGACGTGCCGACCATCGAAAACAAGGCATCCCTGCCCGAGACCGTGCAGTGGCTGGCCGACCTGCTTGGCCCGACCGACATCGAGATGGTGACCGAAACCTACTGGCGCGCGACCCATTACATGGGTGACGTGGCCGCGCAGTATGCTGATGGCAAGATCAGCCTGGCCGAGAAGGCCCTGGCCGAGCAGTGCTACTTCGCCGTGTGCCGCCGCTTGCACAACTCGCTGAAAGCCCGCCAGCGCTCGCACCGCCAGGTGCTGGACGAACTTAACGACAAGCTGGCCGACAAGTACATCTGCAACTTCTCGGTATTCCAGAGCCTGCCGGACACCTGGGCCATCGGCCAGGTACTGCCGATCATCCCGCTGCACCGCCTGGATGAAGAGCCGATGCGCCGCGCCGTGCTGCAAGACCTTACCTGCGACTCCGACGGCAAGATCAACCAGTACGTCGACGAGCAGAGCATCGAGACCAGCATGCCGGTGCATGCGGTGAAGGAGGGTGAGGACTACCTGCTGGGTGTGTTCCTGGTCGGCGCCTACCAGGAAATCCTCGGTGACATGCACAACCTGTTTGGTGACACCGACTCGGTGAACATCTACCAGAACGCCGATGGCAGCGTGTACCACGCCGGTATCGAGACCCACGACACCATCGAGGACATGCTGCGCTATGTGCACCTGTCGCCGGAGGAGTTGATGACTCACTACCGCGACAAGGTGGCCAGTGCCAGGATCACCGCGCGTGAGCGGACCCAGTACTTGGATGCCTTGCGCCTGGGGTTGACCCGGTCTTCGTACCTGTCTTCCTGA